A genomic region of Streptomyces sp. NBC_00247 contains the following coding sequences:
- a CDS encoding lysozyme has protein sequence MSAHGSGSRTARLLAPAGALLAALSLLLSLPGAASAADVPARGTASLGMGVVAHDGRGSLPTGTTATQTEGVDVSGHQGNVAWSTLWSSGVRWAYVKATEGTYYKNTSFSQQYTGSYGVGMIRGSYHFATPDTTSGAVQANYFADNGGGWSRDGRTLPGVLDIEWNPYGDQCYGKTQAAMVAWIRDFVNTYKARTGRDAVIYTATSWWTTCTGNNAGFGATNPLWVARYNTTVGTLPAGWDYYTIWQYTSTGPTVGDHDKFNGALDRVQALANG, from the coding sequence ATGTCCGCGCACGGATCCGGTTCCCGAACGGCCCGGCTGCTCGCTCCCGCCGGCGCCCTGCTCGCCGCTCTCTCCCTGCTCCTCTCCCTGCCCGGCGCCGCCTCGGCCGCCGACGTCCCGGCCCGGGGCACGGCCTCGCTCGGCATGGGCGTCGTGGCCCACGACGGCCGGGGCTCCCTGCCCACCGGCACGACCGCGACCCAGACCGAAGGGGTCGACGTCAGCGGCCACCAGGGCAACGTCGCCTGGTCGACGCTGTGGAGCAGCGGTGTGCGGTGGGCGTACGTGAAGGCGACCGAGGGGACGTACTACAAGAACACCTCGTTCTCGCAGCAGTACACGGGCTCGTACGGCGTCGGGATGATCCGGGGGTCGTACCACTTCGCCACCCCCGACACGACCTCCGGCGCCGTCCAGGCCAACTACTTCGCGGACAACGGCGGCGGCTGGTCCCGGGACGGCCGGACCCTCCCGGGCGTGCTGGACATCGAATGGAACCCGTACGGGGACCAGTGCTACGGCAAGACGCAGGCCGCGATGGTCGCCTGGATACGCGACTTCGTGAACACCTACAAGGCGCGCACCGGGCGGGACGCGGTCATCTACACGGCGACCAGCTGGTGGACGACGTGCACCGGCAACAACGCGGGCTTCGGCGCGACCAACCCGCTGTGGGTGGCCCGCTACAACACCACGGTGGGCACGCTGCCCGCCGGCTGGGACTACTACACGATCTGGCAGTACACCTCGACGGGACCGACGGTCGGGGACCACGACAAGTTCAACGGCGCTCTGGACCGCGTGCAGGCCCTGGCGAACGGCTGA
- a CDS encoding polysaccharide deacetylase family protein, with protein sequence MDGSTVPRRTSKPRTWLPPALVAALALALGGCSMATTAPASAREEAASDGKGEPGPVDCRVAKCIALTFDAGPGADTPHLLDVLKEKKVHATFFLLGKNHVLKHPDTVRRIADEGHEVANHTWSHEILTDKKPDEIRAELEKTQDAIAKITGKKPRLMRPPQGRTDDTVSEISKELGLSQILWSATAKDYSTTDSALIEKRILDQASRDGIILLHDIYKGSVPAVPGIIDALRERGYTFVTVPELMAPAEPEPGTIYRP encoded by the coding sequence ATGGATGGATCCACCGTGCCCAGAAGGACGTCGAAGCCCCGCACCTGGTTGCCCCCCGCCCTGGTGGCCGCGCTCGCTCTCGCCCTGGGCGGCTGCTCCATGGCCACCACCGCGCCCGCCTCGGCCCGGGAGGAGGCGGCGTCCGACGGGAAGGGCGAACCCGGCCCGGTGGACTGCCGTGTCGCGAAGTGCATCGCCCTGACCTTCGACGCCGGACCCGGCGCGGACACCCCGCACCTGCTGGACGTGCTCAAGGAGAAGAAGGTCCACGCGACCTTCTTCCTGCTGGGCAAGAACCACGTCCTCAAGCACCCCGACACCGTGCGGCGCATCGCGGACGAGGGCCATGAGGTGGCCAACCACACCTGGTCGCACGAGATCCTCACCGACAAGAAGCCGGACGAGATACGGGCCGAGCTGGAGAAGACGCAGGACGCCATAGCGAAGATCACCGGGAAGAAGCCCCGGCTGATGCGTCCGCCCCAGGGCCGTACCGACGACACCGTCTCGGAGATCAGCAAGGAGCTGGGGCTCTCCCAGATCCTGTGGAGCGCGACCGCCAAGGACTACTCCACCACCGACTCCGCACTGATCGAGAAGCGCATCCTGGACCAGGCGAGCCGGGACGGCATCATCCTCCTCCACGACATATACAAGGGGTCCGTGCCCGCCGTGCCGGGCATCATCGACGCCCTGCGGGAACGCGGCTACACCTTCGTCACCGTCCCCGAGCTGATGGCCCCCGCCGAGCCCGAGCCGGGCACGATCTACCGCCCCTGA
- the lon gene encoding endopeptidase La codes for MATETKASTPFDLPVLPLDDEVVLPGMVVPLDLSDSEARAAVEAAQAAAGEGSKPEVLLVPRIDGRYTGAGVLGTVEQIGRLSDGDPGAIVRARSRVRIGAGTSGPGRALWVEATRIDENVPDPLPGAVAELVKEYKALATTWLKKRGAWQVVDRVQQIEGVSALADNSGYSPFLTTAQKVELLETTDAVARLKLAVRWLGEHLAEQDVAESIAKDVQEGVDKQQREFLLRRQLDAVRKELSELNGDPGDESDDYRTRVEAADLPEHVREAALKEVEKLERSSDQSPEGSWIRTWLDTVLELPWNERTEDAYDIPGAQATLDAEHAGLRDVKERITEYLAVRKRRADRGLGVVGGRRGGAVLALVGPPGVGKTSLGESVAHAMGRKFVRVALGGVRDEAEIRGHRRTYVGALPGRIVRAIKEAGSMNPVVLLDEIDKVGSDFRGDPAAALLEVLDPAQNHTFRDHYLEVELDLSDVVFLATANVLEAIPEALLDRMELVRLDGYTEDEKVVIARDHLLPRQLERAGLEKDEVVLEDAALRKLAGEYTREAGVRNLERAVARLLRKVAAQHELGDRELPFTVTDAELRGLIGRPHHVPESAQDPAERRTAVPGVATGLAVTGAGGDVLFVEASLADPETGASGLTLTGQLGDVMKESAQIALSFLRSHGAELELPVADLKDRGTHIHFPAGAVPKDGPSAGITMTTALASLLSGRLVRTDVAMTGEVSLTGRVLPIGGLKQKLLAAHRAGITTVVIPKRNEADLDDVPAEVLEKLEVHPVTDVRQVLEIALAPVGAGAEEGAEEGAEEKVPAAA; via the coding sequence ATGGCTACGGAGACCAAGGCGTCCACCCCGTTCGACCTGCCTGTGCTGCCGCTCGACGACGAAGTCGTGCTGCCGGGCATGGTGGTTCCTCTCGATCTTTCCGACAGCGAGGCCCGCGCCGCCGTGGAGGCCGCGCAGGCTGCCGCCGGTGAGGGCAGCAAGCCCGAGGTGCTCCTTGTTCCGCGCATCGACGGCAGATACACGGGGGCCGGTGTCCTCGGTACGGTCGAGCAGATCGGGCGGCTCTCCGACGGGGACCCCGGGGCCATCGTGCGGGCCCGTTCGCGGGTGCGGATCGGCGCCGGTACGAGCGGTCCGGGGCGGGCCCTCTGGGTGGAGGCGACCCGGATCGACGAGAACGTGCCCGACCCGCTGCCGGGCGCCGTCGCCGAGCTGGTCAAGGAGTACAAGGCGCTCGCCACCACCTGGCTGAAGAAGCGGGGGGCCTGGCAGGTCGTCGACCGGGTGCAGCAGATCGAGGGCGTCTCCGCGCTCGCCGACAACTCCGGTTACTCGCCTTTCCTGACCACCGCGCAGAAGGTGGAGCTGCTGGAGACCACGGACGCCGTCGCCCGGCTGAAGCTCGCCGTGCGGTGGCTCGGCGAGCACCTCGCCGAGCAGGACGTGGCCGAGTCCATCGCGAAGGACGTCCAGGAGGGCGTCGACAAGCAGCAGCGCGAGTTCCTGCTGCGGCGCCAGCTCGACGCCGTGCGCAAGGAACTGTCGGAGCTCAACGGCGACCCGGGTGACGAGTCCGACGACTACCGCACCCGGGTCGAGGCCGCCGACCTGCCCGAGCACGTCCGTGAGGCGGCGCTCAAGGAGGTCGAGAAGCTGGAGCGCTCCTCCGACCAGAGCCCCGAGGGGTCCTGGATCAGGACCTGGCTGGACACCGTGCTGGAGCTGCCCTGGAACGAGCGGACCGAGGACGCGTACGACATCCCGGGCGCGCAGGCGACCCTGGACGCCGAACACGCCGGGCTCAGGGACGTGAAGGAACGCATCACCGAGTACCTCGCGGTCCGCAAGCGCCGGGCCGACCGGGGCCTCGGCGTGGTCGGCGGGCGGCGCGGGGGCGCGGTGCTGGCTCTCGTCGGGCCTCCTGGAGTCGGAAAGACCTCGCTCGGGGAGTCCGTCGCGCACGCCATGGGGCGCAAGTTCGTCCGGGTCGCGCTCGGCGGCGTCCGGGACGAGGCGGAGATCCGGGGCCACCGGCGTACGTACGTCGGGGCGCTGCCGGGACGTATCGTCCGGGCGATCAAGGAGGCCGGCTCGATGAACCCGGTCGTGCTGCTCGACGAGATCGACAAGGTCGGCTCGGACTTCCGGGGCGACCCGGCCGCCGCCCTGCTCGAGGTGCTTGACCCGGCGCAGAACCACACCTTCCGCGACCACTACCTGGAGGTCGAACTCGACCTCAGCGACGTGGTCTTCCTCGCCACCGCCAACGTCCTGGAGGCCATCCCGGAGGCACTGCTCGACCGCATGGAGCTGGTCCGCCTCGACGGGTACACCGAGGACGAGAAGGTCGTCATCGCCCGCGACCACCTGCTCCCGCGCCAGCTGGAGCGGGCCGGTCTGGAGAAGGACGAGGTCGTGCTGGAGGACGCGGCGCTGCGCAAGCTGGCGGGCGAGTACACCCGTGAGGCAGGCGTCCGGAACCTGGAGCGGGCCGTCGCCCGGCTGCTGCGGAAGGTCGCGGCCCAGCACGAACTGGGCGACCGGGAGCTGCCGTTCACGGTCACCGACGCCGAACTGCGGGGACTGATCGGACGGCCGCACCACGTGCCCGAGTCCGCGCAGGACCCGGCCGAGCGGCGTACGGCCGTGCCGGGTGTGGCCACCGGCCTCGCGGTGACGGGTGCGGGCGGTGACGTCCTCTTCGTGGAGGCCTCGCTGGCAGACCCGGAGACCGGGGCGTCCGGACTGACCCTCACCGGTCAGCTCGGCGACGTGATGAAGGAGTCCGCGCAGATCGCGCTGAGCTTCCTGCGGTCGCACGGCGCGGAGCTGGAGCTGCCGGTCGCCGATCTCAAGGACCGGGGCACCCACATCCACTTCCCGGCGGGCGCGGTTCCGAAGGACGGTCCGAGCGCCGGCATCACCATGACGACGGCGCTGGCCTCGCTGCTCTCCGGGCGGCTGGTCCGCACGGACGTGGCGATGACCGGTGAGGTCTCGCTGACCGGGCGGGTGCTGCCGATCGGTGGCCTGAAGCAGAAGCTGCTGGCGGCGCACCGGGCGGGCATCACCACCGTGGTGATCCCCAAGCGGAACGAAGCCGATCTGGACGACGTCCCGGCCGAGGTCCTGGAGAAGCTGGAGGTGCACCCGGTGACCGACGTCCGCCAGGTGCTGGAGATCGCCCTCGCCCCGGTCGGCGCCGGCGCGGAGGAAGGTGCCGAGGAAGGTGCGGAGGAGAAGGTTCCGGCCGCGGCGTGA
- a CDS encoding styrene monooxygenase/indole monooxygenase family protein, producing the protein MRKILIVGAGQSGLQLALGLQSRGYEVTLMSNRTADEIRTGRVMSTQCMFDTALQYERDYQLNFWESQAPKIEGLGVSVAGPDSSRVIDWVGKLDGYAQSVDQRVKMAGWMETFAQRGGQLVIHGAAVSDLDFFSRTYDLVMVSAGKGELVSMFGRDASRSPFDAPQRALAVAYVHGMGPRPEHPEFDAVRCNLVPGVGELFVMPTLTTSGRADILFWEGVPGGPLDVFQGIKDPSEHLAKTLELMERFTPWEYARATKVELTDANGTLSGRYAPTVRNPVGRLPGGGLVLGVADVVVANDPITGQGSNSASKCANAYLESIIEHGDRAFDADWMQATFDRYWDTAQHVVKWTNAMLGVPPEHVLNLIGAAGQMQPVADRFANGFNDPADFDNFFFEPEKTNAYLASVAGA; encoded by the coding sequence ATGCGGAAGATACTCATAGTCGGAGCCGGTCAGTCCGGTCTTCAGCTCGCTCTCGGCCTGCAGTCGCGCGGGTACGAAGTCACCCTGATGTCGAACCGGACCGCCGACGAGATCCGGACCGGCCGGGTCATGTCGACGCAGTGCATGTTCGACACCGCCCTCCAGTACGAGCGTGACTACCAGCTCAACTTCTGGGAGTCCCAGGCTCCGAAGATCGAGGGCCTCGGCGTCTCGGTCGCCGGTCCCGACTCCTCGCGGGTCATCGACTGGGTCGGCAAGCTGGACGGCTATGCCCAGTCGGTGGACCAGCGGGTGAAGATGGCCGGCTGGATGGAGACCTTCGCCCAGCGCGGCGGCCAGCTCGTCATCCACGGTGCGGCCGTCTCGGACCTGGACTTCTTCTCCCGCACGTACGACCTGGTGATGGTCTCGGCCGGCAAGGGCGAGCTGGTCTCCATGTTCGGCCGGGACGCCTCGCGTTCGCCGTTCGACGCCCCGCAGCGGGCGCTGGCCGTCGCGTACGTGCACGGCATGGGCCCGCGCCCGGAGCACCCGGAGTTCGACGCGGTCCGCTGCAACCTGGTGCCGGGCGTCGGCGAGCTGTTCGTGATGCCGACCCTGACGACCTCGGGACGCGCCGACATCCTCTTCTGGGAGGGCGTGCCGGGCGGCCCGCTCGACGTCTTCCAGGGCATCAAGGACCCCTCGGAGCACCTGGCGAAGACGCTGGAGCTCATGGAGCGGTTCACGCCGTGGGAGTACGCCCGCGCCACCAAGGTCGAGCTGACCGACGCCAACGGCACGCTCTCCGGCCGTTACGCGCCGACGGTCCGCAACCCGGTCGGCCGCCTTCCCGGCGGCGGGCTGGTACTCGGCGTGGCCGACGTGGTCGTGGCCAACGACCCCATTACCGGCCAGGGCTCCAACTCGGCCTCCAAGTGCGCCAACGCCTACCTGGAGTCGATCATCGAGCACGGTGACCGCGCGTTCGACGCCGACTGGATGCAGGCCACCTTCGACCGCTACTGGGACACCGCCCAGCACGTGGTGAAGTGGACGAACGCCATGCTCGGCGTCCCGCCGGAGCACGTGCTGAACCTGATCGGCGCCGCCGGCCAGATGCAGCCGGTCGCCGACCGCTTCGCCAACGGCTTCAACGACCCGGCCGACTTCGACAACTTCTTCTTCGAGCCGGAGAAGACGAACGCGTACCTGGCCTCGGTCGCGGGCGCCTGA
- a CDS encoding MarR family winged helix-turn-helix transcriptional regulator: protein MRGAVVEENDSGTGPGTAAGAPVDQEFLALEHELAVILRRARATSGEMAREVHPELESAAYGLLVRLESAGQQRATELAAWFGVGKATMSRQLRALEDLGLVNREPDPEDGRASLVHLTEEGLARFRHVRDARRARYVRKLADWDRAEVAELARLLHQFNERAEG from the coding sequence ATGAGGGGTGCCGTGGTGGAGGAGAACGACAGCGGGACCGGTCCCGGCACCGCCGCCGGGGCTCCGGTGGATCAGGAATTCCTCGCCCTGGAACACGAACTGGCCGTGATCCTGCGACGTGCGCGCGCCACCTCCGGCGAAATGGCGCGAGAGGTCCACCCCGAACTGGAGTCCGCCGCCTACGGCCTGCTCGTACGCCTGGAATCCGCCGGGCAGCAGCGCGCCACCGAGCTGGCGGCCTGGTTCGGGGTCGGCAAGGCCACGATGAGCCGTCAACTGCGGGCCCTGGAGGATCTCGGTCTGGTGAACCGTGAGCCGGACCCCGAGGACGGCCGGGCCTCACTCGTCCACCTCACCGAGGAAGGGCTCGCCCGCTTCCGCCACGTCCGCGACGCCCGGCGGGCCCGCTACGTCCGCAAGCTCGCCGACTGGGACCGCGCCGAGGTCGCCGAACTCGCGCGACTGCTGCACCAGTTCAACGAGCGGGCCGAGGGCTGA
- a CDS encoding roadblock/LC7 domain-containing protein, translating into MTAPSTLGLSTEARNLHWLLSNLVEEVPGVHSVTVVSSDGLMLLSSDPGHQAAPAAGNQQSPRGSSADLATIVSGIGSLTMGAAKLMDSGGVKQTMVAMEEGSVFVMSISDGSLLGVHATPDCDMGVIAYHMALFVGRAGHVLTPELRNELRQSMESAQ; encoded by the coding sequence TTGACTGCGCCCAGCACGCTCGGGCTGAGCACCGAAGCCCGGAACCTGCACTGGTTGCTGAGCAACCTGGTGGAGGAGGTACCAGGGGTCCACTCCGTCACGGTCGTCTCGTCCGACGGGCTGATGCTCCTCTCCTCCGACCCCGGTCACCAGGCCGCTCCGGCCGCGGGGAACCAGCAGAGCCCCAGGGGTTCCAGCGCCGACCTCGCCACCATCGTCTCCGGCATCGGGTCCCTCACCATGGGGGCCGCGAAGCTGATGGACAGCGGCGGCGTCAAGCAGACGATGGTCGCGATGGAGGAAGGCAGCGTCTTCGTCATGTCGATCAGTGACGGCTCGCTCCTCGGCGTCCACGCCACCCCCGACTGCGACATGGGCGTCATCGCGTACCACATGGCGCTCTTCGTCGGCCGGGCCGGACACGTCCTCACCCCCGAACTCCGCAATGAGCTGCGCCAATCGATGGAGAGCGCCCAGTGA
- a CDS encoding DUF742 domain-containing protein, with translation MTSAAEPARRLPVRGSDRKPARVRPYSLTGGRTRFGHVLLVETFVAALEAPEERRELTNGNLNTRVMPELLAIVELCRRMRTVAEISALLKMPLGVVRVLLSDLADQGKIRVYGTGHGAGQPDRALLERVLNGLRRL, from the coding sequence GTGACGTCTGCTGCCGAACCCGCCCGCAGGCTCCCCGTGCGGGGGTCCGACCGGAAGCCCGCACGCGTCCGTCCGTACTCCCTCACCGGAGGGCGCACCCGCTTCGGACACGTGCTGCTCGTCGAAACCTTCGTCGCCGCGCTGGAAGCCCCCGAGGAGCGTCGCGAACTCACCAACGGCAACCTCAACACCCGGGTCATGCCGGAGCTCCTGGCGATCGTCGAACTCTGCCGCCGGATGCGTACGGTCGCCGAGATCTCGGCCCTGCTGAAGATGCCGCTCGGTGTGGTCCGGGTGCTGCTCAGCGACCTGGCCGACCAGGGAAAGATCCGCGTGTACGGAACCGGCCACGGCGCCGGTCAGCCCGACCGCGCACTGCTCGAAAGGGTGCTCAATGGACTCCGTCGTCTCTGA
- a CDS encoding GTP-binding protein, producing the protein MDSVVSEPKLSSPGLTAPAPADPAPTLFTPRQPGPGDRTEESVQAWQLDHTRAPTATKIVVAGGFGVGKTTFVSAVSEITPLKTEAVMTRASEETDDLSATPDKATTTVAMDFGRLTLDDDLVLYVFGTPGQQRFWFMWDDLVRGAIGAIVMADTRRLADCFPALDYFESCGLPYIVAVNHFEGSDSYEAVDVREALSVPQHVPVVIMDARNRITVVESLLTLVGHALDATPV; encoded by the coding sequence ATGGACTCCGTCGTCTCTGAGCCGAAGCTCTCCTCGCCCGGACTCACGGCGCCCGCGCCGGCCGACCCGGCGCCGACGCTGTTCACCCCGCGTCAGCCGGGGCCCGGCGACCGGACGGAGGAGTCGGTCCAGGCGTGGCAGCTGGACCACACCCGGGCGCCCACCGCCACCAAGATCGTGGTGGCGGGCGGCTTCGGCGTGGGCAAGACGACCTTCGTGAGCGCGGTCTCCGAGATCACCCCGCTGAAGACCGAGGCGGTCATGACCCGGGCCAGTGAGGAGACCGACGACCTCTCCGCCACCCCGGACAAGGCCACCACCACCGTGGCCATGGACTTCGGACGTCTCACGCTCGACGACGACCTCGTGCTGTACGTCTTCGGCACGCCCGGCCAGCAGCGGTTCTGGTTCATGTGGGACGACCTGGTGCGCGGCGCCATCGGCGCGATCGTCATGGCCGACACCCGCCGCCTCGCCGACTGCTTCCCGGCGCTCGACTACTTCGAGAGCTGCGGGCTGCCGTACATCGTGGCCGTCAACCACTTCGAGGGGTCCGACTCCTACGAAGCGGTCGACGTCCGGGAGGCCCTGAGTGTCCCTCAGCACGTGCCTGTGGTGATCATGGACGCGCGTAACAGGATCACCGTCGTCGAGTCACTGCTCACCCTGGTGGGCCACGCTCTCGACGCCACCCCTGTCTGA
- a CDS encoding sensor histidine kinase produces MQKKRPRSKVSTRDVSGATAPVAGGDKRKVRVRSRLVAGVAVVGITVIAAGAPAALGASSDLNESQNLVTLAELDQQAITLAHSLADERDAVTAYIAGGRKADSGDGGGKPGADGLSARVDQQIDEIREAAPAGLLRDLSTVPSLRRDAVSGKGSALAAHQAYSEVIAKLHDIAAELAETAPPRAAAATRAPLALSTAVERASATRGLLLAALAVPSPEPVQEYDPYTGLPVESDDDEKSADDRARDELSAAAQQARVRELAALADFDQAAGASARDKLSSTVTGPEVNSAEKYLAALTDSPELSDSEQETSSKKLSAALSARIDRMRGVESALGTAQVRRLEKLRDDDVTGLELSLALLGGCFLIAVGVSTAVARTLTQPLAVLRIGSARLAAEPETAEGVAYRGRNDEFAQVVRSINALHERLLALHGEFAGQSGGVRDEHAEVIAGREALTLQRAELQVQVADLTAELQRLRNTVHHTFVNLSLRSLGLVERQLGVIENLEEREQDPERLATLFKLDHLATVMRRHGENMLVLAGADHGQGHAGPIPLVDVARAAVSEIERYERVTIQSLPPHAQVAGFAADDLSHLVAELLENATAFSPPDSRVELSGWLLETGEVMLSVQDEGIGMSAARMEEVNLRLADPSSFRLGDPGDDSAGLGLQVSSLLAARLGVQVRLQTQKTGSGVTAVVVLPQALLPKAPPASSPPPVNVSGGAPTLNLPGSVAEANSNTLQGRLLALPADDPLITAAERTILDAGPEAAPAAVPPAPEEPARAESPAETTMQFRLPAAADTGPATAPGATPEPPAQASGTAGNPYAIGPDRHERPAGTAGTHDPAAHDPYGAPEPRPFPLPGNARHAHSQEPPVPEPEALPTRETESVPGPRQPERITDKGLPKRTPRVVKPAEASSGERAGSLDKEALRRRLGGFQRGAREGRRDVEAEIAEGAEPEAPAARTDLAGRPDGQETGDTVEEARS; encoded by the coding sequence GTGCAGAAGAAGCGGCCGCGGAGCAAGGTCAGCACTAGGGACGTTTCCGGGGCGACCGCTCCGGTGGCGGGCGGCGACAAGCGCAAGGTGCGCGTGCGCAGCCGACTCGTGGCGGGCGTCGCCGTCGTCGGGATCACCGTCATAGCGGCGGGCGCCCCGGCGGCCCTCGGCGCTTCCAGCGACCTCAACGAGTCGCAGAACCTGGTGACCCTGGCCGAGCTCGACCAGCAGGCCATCACGCTCGCCCACTCCCTCGCCGACGAACGGGACGCGGTCACGGCGTACATCGCGGGCGGCCGTAAGGCCGACTCCGGCGACGGCGGCGGCAAGCCGGGCGCCGACGGCCTCAGCGCCCGGGTCGACCAGCAGATCGACGAGATCCGCGAGGCCGCACCCGCCGGGCTCCTGCGGGACCTCTCCACCGTCCCGTCGCTGCGCCGCGACGCGGTCAGCGGCAAGGGCTCGGCCCTCGCCGCCCACCAGGCGTACTCCGAGGTCATCGCGAAGCTCCACGACATCGCCGCCGAACTGGCCGAGACGGCCCCGCCGCGCGCCGCCGCGGCCACCCGGGCGCCGCTCGCCCTCTCCACCGCCGTCGAGCGGGCCTCCGCCACCCGGGGACTGCTGCTCGCGGCCCTCGCCGTGCCCAGCCCGGAGCCGGTCCAGGAGTACGACCCCTACACCGGGCTCCCGGTGGAGAGCGACGACGACGAGAAGTCGGCCGACGACCGTGCCCGGGACGAGCTGAGCGCCGCCGCCCAGCAGGCCCGGGTCCGCGAACTCGCCGCCCTCGCCGACTTCGACCAGGCGGCCGGCGCGAGCGCCCGCGACAAGCTCTCCTCCACCGTCACCGGCCCCGAGGTCAACAGCGCCGAGAAGTACCTCGCCGCACTGACCGACAGCCCCGAACTCTCCGACTCCGAGCAGGAGACCAGCTCCAAGAAGCTCTCCGCGGCCCTCTCCGCGCGCATCGACCGGATGCGCGGCGTCGAGTCGGCGCTCGGCACCGCGCAGGTGCGGCGGCTGGAGAAGCTCCGCGACGACGACGTCACCGGCCTCGAACTCTCGCTCGCCCTGCTCGGCGGCTGCTTCCTGATCGCGGTCGGCGTCTCCACCGCCGTCGCCCGCACCCTCACCCAGCCGCTCGCCGTCCTGCGTATCGGGTCCGCCCGGCTGGCCGCCGAACCGGAGACCGCGGAAGGCGTCGCGTACCGGGGCCGCAATGACGAGTTCGCCCAGGTGGTCCGCTCGATCAACGCCCTGCACGAGCGACTGCTCGCCCTGCACGGCGAGTTCGCCGGGCAGTCCGGCGGGGTGCGGGACGAGCACGCCGAAGTGATCGCCGGACGCGAGGCGCTCACCCTCCAGCGCGCCGAACTCCAGGTCCAGGTCGCCGACCTCACCGCCGAACTCCAGCGGCTGCGCAACACCGTGCACCACACCTTCGTCAACCTCTCGCTGCGCAGCCTCGGGCTCGTCGAGCGCCAGTTGGGCGTGATCGAGAACCTGGAGGAGCGCGAGCAGGACCCGGAGCGGCTGGCCACCCTCTTCAAGCTCGACCACCTCGCCACCGTGATGCGCCGTCACGGCGAGAACATGCTGGTCCTCGCGGGCGCCGATCACGGCCAGGGGCACGCCGGACCGATTCCGCTGGTCGACGTGGCCCGTGCCGCCGTCAGCGAGATCGAGCGGTACGAACGCGTCACGATCCAGTCCCTGCCGCCGCACGCCCAGGTCGCGGGCTTCGCCGCCGACGACCTGAGCCATCTGGTCGCCGAACTCCTGGAGAACGCGACCGCGTTCTCCCCGCCCGACTCGCGTGTCGAGCTCTCCGGCTGGCTGCTGGAGACCGGCGAGGTGATGCTCTCCGTGCAGGACGAGGGCATCGGGATGTCGGCGGCCCGGATGGAGGAGGTCAACCTCCGCCTCGCCGACCCGTCCTCCTTCCGGTTGGGGGACCCGGGCGACGACAGTGCCGGGCTCGGCCTCCAGGTCTCCTCGCTGCTGGCCGCGCGCCTCGGCGTTCAGGTGCGCCTGCAGACGCAGAAGACCGGCAGCGGCGTGACGGCGGTCGTCGTGCTGCCGCAGGCCCTGCTTCCGAAGGCCCCGCCGGCCTCCTCGCCGCCGCCGGTGAACGTGTCGGGCGGGGCGCCGACGCTGAACCTCCCGGGTTCGGTCGCCGAGGCGAACTCCAACACCCTGCAGGGCCGTCTCCTCGCACTCCCCGCCGACGACCCGCTGATCACCGCAGCCGAGCGGACCATCCTGGACGCGGGCCCCGAGGCTGCCCCGGCCGCCGTTCCCCCTGCGCCCGAGGAACCGGCACGTGCCGAGTCCCCGGCCGAGACCACCATGCAGTTCCGCCTCCCGGCCGCTGCCGACACGGGTCCCGCGACCGCCCCCGGAGCGACCCCCGAACCCCCCGCGCAGGCTTCCGGGACGGCCGGGAACCCGTACGCCATCGGCCCCGACCGGCACGAGCGGCCCGCCGGCACCGCCGGTACGCACGACCCGGCCGCCCACGACCCGTACGGGGCGCCCGAGCCCCGCCCCTTCCCGCTGCCCGGGAACGCGCGGCACGCGCACTCCCAGGAGCCGCCGGTCCCGGAGCCCGAGGCGCTTCCCACCAGGGAGACCGAGTCCGTGCCGGGTCCTCGGCAGCCCGAGCGGATCACCGACAAGGGACTGCCCAAGCGCACCCCGCGGGTGGTCAAGCCCGCCGAGGCATCCTCCGGGGAGCGCGCGGGCAGCCTGGACAAGGAAGCGCTCCGGCGCCGGCTCGGCGGATTCCAGCGAGGAGCGCGTGAGGGCCGCCGGGACGTGGAGGCGGAGATCGCGGAAGGCGCCGAGCCGGAAGCGCCGGCCGCACGCACCGACCTGGCCGGCCGCCCGGACGGCCAGGAGACGGGGGACACTGTCGAGGAGGCACGCAGTTGA